From Triticum aestivum cultivar Chinese Spring chromosome 4A, IWGSC CS RefSeq v2.1, whole genome shotgun sequence, a single genomic window includes:
- the LOC123083220 gene encoding uncharacterized protein, with protein sequence MGPTHHFSPHPSLSLSRRVLSSAIPFLSTPHHFSLPSTSSADTGVLRDHCRCRQRRPPALEQSCNHGDGKLQPWVGGAATDACLSCIRRCRADGRELQPVAMGAAAIGGGAATNVWQAASNGAKLHPRVHRCWNCQPSFTCKCCKSKTMVSRPVTPCFEWGVRAAGTGFGNDGEIGRACDDGDVEQRRGAASCGQG encoded by the exons CACTTTTCCCCACATCCATCCTTATCTCTTTCACGCAGGGTGCTCAGCTCAGCCATTCCTTTCCTCAGCACGCCCCACCATTTTTCTCTCCCATCCACTTCTTCAGCTGACACCGGAGTGCTACGCGACCACTGCCGGTGCCGGCAACGACGACCACCGGCGCTGGAGCAGAGCTGCAACCACGGCGACGGGAAGCTACAACCTTGGGTAGGCGGAGCTGCAACCGATGCTTGTTTGAGTTGCATCCGACGGTGCCGTGCCGACGGGCGCGAGCTACAACCGGTTGCTATGGGAGCTGCAGCCATCGGTGGTGGAGCTGCAACCAACGTTTGGCAAGCTGCATCCAACGGTGCAAAGCTCCACCCGCGGGTTCACCGGTGCTGGAACTGTCAGCCGTCATTTACCTGCAAG TGCTGCAAATCGAAAACCATGGTGAGCCGGCCGGTGACGCCGTGCTTCGAATGGGGTGTGCGAGCTGCTGGAACCGGCTTTGGGAATGACGGTGAGATTGGAAGGGCATGTGACGATGGCGACGTCGAgcagcggcgaggggcggcgagttGTGGTCAGGGGTAG